In Paenibacillus larvae subsp. larvae, the following proteins share a genomic window:
- the tyrP gene encoding tyrosine-tyramine antiporter, translating into MAKSKRLTLFGLIGITMAFFGTVRSVPTLSITGWTQIFYMLIAAVLFALPIALMSAELSTGWPEEGGPQVWVKQALGDKWGFVTSWLLWVQMFFGMVMVASTIGVLLGYVINKPELSSNHYFIFALILISYWTVTLLNLKFDMVKIAGNWGSVIGVYIPFVLLVVLGIIFMIKNGIKQDSYLGHFKPGDLIPNFKDLGSLTYLSGIIFIFAGVEISSVHANNIENPKRNYPIAVIASVILLVIFNIIAGLTVSNAVPRGELQLANITQPYLIFSENLGIPSFFANIISLMILIGVLVQLSAWVLGPSKSMIKVAEEGNLPKIFQKRTDKNIPITFVLIQAIVISIVSVLYVVVPDVNSAFLIITITTTILYSLVYGLIAISAIRLRYKMPDVKRPFRLGNKGNGLMWFVSVLSMISVAITIVVSIIPPSILKPNQFMGYIIYQVLATVIMVGIALIIYKLKRPDWKKEDSEYESHHLIGKHTS; encoded by the coding sequence ATGGCCAAATCAAAAAGATTGACACTATTCGGATTAATTGGCATTACCATGGCGTTCTTTGGTACCGTGCGAAGCGTACCGACACTTTCCATAACAGGTTGGACGCAAATTTTCTATATGCTGATTGCCGCGGTTTTGTTTGCATTACCCATCGCACTTATGTCTGCCGAACTCTCTACAGGATGGCCTGAGGAAGGAGGCCCCCAAGTCTGGGTAAAGCAGGCTTTAGGAGATAAATGGGGATTTGTAACCTCCTGGTTATTATGGGTTCAAATGTTTTTCGGTATGGTGATGGTTGCTTCTACAATAGGCGTCCTGCTCGGATATGTCATTAACAAACCGGAACTATCCTCAAATCATTACTTTATTTTTGCTCTTATTCTCATCTCCTATTGGACGGTTACCTTATTAAACCTTAAGTTCGATATGGTGAAAATTGCCGGGAACTGGGGATCTGTGATTGGAGTTTATATTCCATTCGTGCTGCTTGTCGTGCTTGGGATCATTTTTATGATTAAAAATGGAATTAAACAGGACAGTTATCTGGGACATTTCAAACCAGGAGATCTGATTCCCAACTTTAAAGACTTGGGCAGCTTAACCTATTTATCCGGCATTATCTTTATTTTTGCAGGTGTAGAGATTTCCTCTGTGCATGCGAATAATATTGAGAATCCTAAACGAAATTACCCCATTGCTGTTATCGCCTCCGTTATCTTGCTTGTTATATTTAATATCATTGCAGGCTTGACAGTTTCCAATGCCGTACCACGGGGTGAACTCCAGCTTGCCAATATTACTCAGCCTTATTTAATTTTTAGCGAGAACTTAGGGATTCCATCCTTTTTCGCCAATATTATTTCTCTGATGATTCTGATTGGGGTGCTGGTCCAGTTAAGCGCATGGGTACTTGGACCAAGTAAATCCATGATTAAAGTAGCGGAAGAAGGAAATCTTCCAAAGATATTCCAGAAACGTACTGACAAAAATATTCCCATCACCTTTGTTCTCATTCAGGCGATTGTGATTTCAATTGTATCGGTACTTTATGTAGTTGTTCCGGATGTAAATAGCGCATTTCTAATTATTACTATCACAACAACCATTCTTTACAGTCTCGTGTATGGGTTAATTGCTATTTCAGCGATACGCTTACGCTATAAAATGCCAGATGTAAAAAGGCCGTTCAGATTGGGAAACAAAGGGAATGGATTGATGTGGTTTGTTTCAGTACTGTCCATGATAAGTGTTGCCATTACCATTGTTGTGAGTATCATCCCGCCTTCCATTCTGAAGCCTAACCAATTCATGGGATACATTATTTACCAAGTGCTGGCAACCGTCATTATGGTTGGAATTGCGCTCATCATTTATAAGCTGAAAAGACCGGATTGGAAGAAAGAGGATTCTGAGTACGAATCACATCATTTGATAGGAAAACACACTTCATGA
- the tdc gene encoding tyrosine decarboxylase, whose protein sequence is METKIQELNLKALFLGSKGENVDLFKELLLKMVDEHVGWRQNYQPQDLPVITPQDKSSKSFMETADYMRSIFNVLSSRLRTDSIPWHSAGRFWGHMNAETLMPAIIAYTAAMLWNGNNVAYESSPGTSQMEEEVGHDFAALMSYEKDKSWGHICADGSIANIEGLWYARNMKSLPLAIKEVVPELVQGKSEWQLLNMSTEEILNILDQVPEKLDEIKSHSARSGENLQKLGKWLIPQTKHYSWLKAADIIGTGLDCVESIDVDHNYRMDISKLETKIRELASKQIPILGVVGVIGTTEEGQVDHIDKIIALRKKLAKEGIYFYIHVDAAYGGYARAIFLDENNQFIDYNKLDEVYARHHVFTEKIEWLTEDIYNAFKAMSQVESITIDPHKMGYIPYAAGGIAIKDIRMRDVISYFATYVFEKGADIPALLGAYILEGSKAGATAAAVWTAHKVMPLNVTGYGKLIGASIEGAYRFYHFLQGRQFKVGAKTINVYPLTKPDFNMVDYVFNEEGNTDLAKMNRLNHDFFDQASYVKGGIYMNEFLTSHTDFAVPDYGHSPLQYVKSLGFSEDEWMKEGKITVLRAAALSPYAHDKEVFNEYAPKIEKAMKEKLEVIYMQAQAE, encoded by the coding sequence ATGGAAACCAAGATTCAAGAACTTAACTTAAAAGCCTTATTCTTAGGAAGCAAGGGTGAAAACGTTGATTTATTTAAAGAATTATTACTAAAAATGGTAGATGAACATGTGGGGTGGCGCCAAAACTATCAACCTCAGGATTTACCTGTTATTACCCCTCAGGACAAAAGTTCAAAGAGTTTTATGGAAACCGCTGACTATATGCGAAGCATATTCAATGTATTATCTTCCAGACTCCGTACAGATTCAATACCCTGGCACTCAGCAGGACGTTTCTGGGGTCATATGAACGCTGAAACCCTGATGCCGGCTATCATCGCTTACACAGCTGCTATGTTATGGAACGGCAACAATGTAGCCTATGAATCCTCTCCAGGTACTTCCCAGATGGAGGAAGAAGTGGGGCATGATTTTGCGGCCTTAATGAGCTATGAAAAAGATAAAAGCTGGGGCCACATCTGTGCCGACGGTTCTATTGCCAACATTGAAGGTTTGTGGTACGCAAGGAACATGAAATCCCTTCCTTTAGCCATAAAAGAAGTAGTGCCCGAATTAGTTCAAGGCAAATCTGAATGGCAATTGTTGAACATGTCTACAGAGGAAATTCTTAATATTCTGGATCAGGTTCCGGAAAAATTGGATGAAATTAAATCTCATTCCGCACGCAGCGGAGAAAACCTGCAAAAATTAGGAAAATGGTTAATTCCACAAACGAAACATTATTCCTGGCTGAAAGCTGCTGACATTATCGGTACAGGCCTTGATTGTGTGGAATCTATTGACGTTGATCATAATTACCGTATGGATATCAGTAAATTGGAAACGAAAATCCGCGAATTGGCGTCTAAGCAAATTCCCATTCTTGGTGTAGTGGGGGTTATTGGAACAACAGAAGAAGGTCAGGTAGACCACATCGACAAAATCATCGCCCTTCGTAAGAAACTGGCTAAAGAGGGTATTTATTTCTACATTCATGTAGATGCGGCATACGGCGGATATGCACGGGCCATTTTCCTGGATGAGAATAATCAGTTTATTGACTACAATAAATTGGATGAAGTCTATGCCAGACACCATGTCTTTACCGAAAAAATCGAATGGCTGACTGAAGATATTTATAACGCTTTTAAAGCCATGAGTCAGGTTGAATCCATCACCATTGATCCGCACAAAATGGGATATATCCCTTATGCGGCGGGGGGGATTGCCATAAAAGACATCAGAATGCGTGACGTCATCTCTTACTTCGCAACCTATGTATTTGAGAAAGGTGCCGATATTCCTGCACTGCTTGGTGCCTACATCCTGGAAGGTTCTAAAGCGGGGGCAACTGCGGCAGCGGTTTGGACCGCCCATAAAGTAATGCCGCTGAACGTAACGGGGTACGGCAAACTAATCGGCGCAAGTATCGAGGGAGCTTACCGCTTTTATCACTTCCTGCAGGGCAGACAATTTAAAGTCGGGGCCAAGACCATCAATGTCTATCCGTTAACCAAGCCGGATTTCAACATGGTGGACTATGTGTTCAATGAAGAAGGCAATACCGATTTAGCTAAAATGAACAGATTAAATCATGATTTCTTCGACCAGGCTTCTTATGTAAAAGGCGGCATCTATATGAATGAATTTTTGACATCACATACAGATTTTGCCGTTCCAGATTATGGCCATAGTCCGCTTCAATATGTGAAAAGCCTAGGATTTAGTGAAGACGAATGGATGAAAGAGGGTAAAATTACCGTATTACGTGCTGCTGCATTATCCCCGTATGCCCATGATAAAGAAGTTTTTAATGAGTATGCGCCTAAAATCGAAAAAGCTATGAAGGAAAAGCTCGAGGTCATATACATGCAGGCCCAGGCTGAATAA
- the nhaC gene encoding Na+/H+ antiporter NhaC codes for MKKDVTLKESIFLLVVLLAIIGVCIIGFGVPPQIPILISLGIVILFAAIKGISWDIIHKGIQNGILPGLIPIIIFMLIGAIVSVWIAAGTIPTIMVYGFSILSVKFFLPSVFIICSLVGITVGSSFTTISTIGIAFFGMGQIMGFHPALTAGAVISGAFLGNNVSPLSDTTNLASAIAEVDLFGHIRNMLRTVTPAFLISLLFYIVVGHANVLSTGSQIEELVNTLRSSFTISFVPLIPVFALFLCAWRKIPAIPTLLLSIVITIGIFYIYHPDTSFDQMARLLQDGYVSQTGVPGVDSLLTRGGIQSMMWSVSLILLALALGGLLVEIRIIETLISRIAGFVGTKGKLILMTSLSSIGVNLLLGEQYLSIILPGKAFKSQFDKIKIDLRKLSATLANAGAAVNPLIPWGVSGVFITGTLGVSTLEYLPYSVYCIAAPLINIVMGFLGKSKNILKSQGNPSH; via the coding sequence ATGAAAAAAGATGTGACATTAAAAGAAAGTATCTTTCTCTTAGTGGTTTTATTAGCCATAATAGGAGTTTGCATCATAGGATTTGGTGTACCTCCGCAAATTCCTATTCTTATTTCTTTAGGTATAGTTATCCTATTCGCGGCAATAAAGGGAATTTCTTGGGATATTATTCATAAGGGAATCCAAAACGGAATATTGCCAGGTTTAATCCCGATTATAATTTTTATGCTGATTGGGGCTATTGTAAGCGTCTGGATTGCTGCAGGGACAATTCCAACCATTATGGTATATGGATTCAGTATTTTATCTGTTAAATTCTTTTTGCCCTCTGTGTTTATTATTTGTTCACTTGTAGGAATAACAGTCGGGAGTTCCTTTACTACAATATCAACGATAGGCATCGCCTTCTTTGGAATGGGACAAATCATGGGCTTTCATCCGGCCTTGACAGCCGGTGCCGTTATATCAGGCGCTTTCCTGGGCAATAACGTCTCTCCTTTATCGGATACAACGAACTTGGCTTCGGCCATAGCGGAAGTGGATTTATTCGGACATATCCGGAATATGCTGCGGACCGTGACTCCTGCTTTCCTCATTTCCCTTCTCTTTTATATAGTGGTTGGCCATGCCAATGTGCTTTCAACGGGAAGCCAAATAGAGGAACTGGTAAATACTTTGAGGTCTTCCTTCACGATTTCTTTTGTTCCTTTAATTCCGGTTTTTGCTTTGTTTCTTTGCGCATGGAGAAAAATACCGGCTATTCCGACCCTGCTTTTGAGTATTGTAATAACGATCGGTATCTTCTACATTTATCATCCGGATACGAGCTTTGATCAAATGGCCCGGCTCTTGCAGGATGGATATGTATCGCAAACCGGGGTACCGGGTGTCGATTCCCTATTAACCCGGGGCGGAATTCAAAGTATGATGTGGTCCGTTTCCCTTATTCTTCTTGCCTTGGCACTCGGAGGGCTGTTAGTAGAGATCAGAATTATCGAAACGTTAATCTCCCGAATTGCAGGTTTTGTCGGCACAAAAGGGAAATTAATTCTGATGACGTCCTTAAGCTCAATAGGGGTTAATCTTCTTCTGGGGGAACAATATCTTTCCATCATCTTGCCGGGCAAAGCTTTTAAATCACAATTTGACAAAATCAAGATAGATCTGAGAAAACTTTCAGCTACATTAGCCAACGCAGGGGCTGCTGTCAATCCGCTCATTCCATGGGGGGTCAGCGGAGTATTTATAACAGGTACTTTAGGCGTCTCAACGTTGGAATACTTGCCGTATTCCGTATATTGCATAGCAGCTCCCCTAATAAACATTGTCATGGGTTTTTTGGGAAAAAGTAAGAATATTTTGAAATCACAGGGAAATCCCTCTCATTAA
- the tyrS gene encoding tyrosine--tRNA ligase: MNIIDELEWRDAINQQTDAEGLRKLVEEKKISLYCGVDPTGDSMHIGHLIPFMMMKRFQLFGHRPVILIGGATGTIGDPSGRQTERQLQTLEQVQHNVEALTAQMKKLFGFGGDNEVKMVNNYDWTHKMNVLDFLRDYGKNFSVNTMLAKDIVASRLESGISFTEFSYQILQSMDFHHLFKEEDVQLQIGGADQWGNITSGLDLIRKKEGPDAKAFGLTIPLMLKADGTKFGKTAGGAIWLDPAKTTPFEFYQFWVNTDDRDVVKYLKFFTFLTKEVIEELAQKVETDPGKREAQKVLAAEMTKFVHGEEALAQSGKITEALFSGDIKGLTADEIEQGFKDMPTFHASKESKNIVDWLVELRIEPSKRQAREDITNGAISMNGERVSDLNTEVTVENSFDGRFIIIRKGKKNYSLVKLGE, translated from the coding sequence ATGAATATTATCGATGAGTTGGAATGGCGCGATGCGATAAATCAACAGACAGATGCCGAGGGACTACGCAAACTGGTAGAGGAGAAGAAGATCTCTCTGTACTGTGGAGTTGACCCGACGGGTGACAGCATGCATATTGGACATCTGATTCCTTTCATGATGATGAAACGGTTCCAGTTATTTGGACACCGGCCGGTTATTCTTATTGGCGGGGCAACCGGAACGATTGGCGACCCAAGCGGACGCCAGACCGAACGGCAGTTGCAAACGTTGGAACAAGTCCAGCATAATGTTGAAGCTCTTACCGCCCAAATGAAAAAGCTGTTTGGTTTTGGCGGGGATAATGAAGTGAAAATGGTAAATAACTACGACTGGACACATAAAATGAATGTTCTCGATTTCTTGCGTGACTATGGTAAAAACTTCAGCGTTAATACGATGCTGGCCAAAGATATCGTGGCGAGCCGTCTGGAAAGCGGTATTTCATTTACGGAGTTTTCCTACCAAATTCTTCAGTCCATGGACTTCCATCATCTGTTCAAGGAAGAAGATGTTCAACTGCAAATTGGCGGGGCCGACCAATGGGGGAATATAACCAGCGGTCTGGACCTGATCCGGAAGAAAGAAGGCCCGGATGCGAAGGCATTCGGATTAACAATCCCGTTAATGTTAAAAGCCGATGGTACGAAATTTGGTAAAACAGCAGGCGGGGCTATCTGGTTAGATCCGGCGAAAACGACACCATTCGAGTTCTACCAGTTCTGGGTAAATACTGATGACCGCGATGTAGTAAAATACTTGAAGTTTTTTACCTTCTTAACTAAAGAAGTGATTGAGGAACTGGCTCAAAAGGTTGAGACGGATCCGGGCAAGCGTGAGGCACAAAAAGTGCTGGCGGCAGAAATGACGAAGTTTGTGCATGGTGAAGAAGCTTTAGCTCAGTCCGGAAAAATAACCGAAGCCTTGTTCAGCGGGGATATCAAAGGACTGACTGCAGACGAAATTGAGCAGGGATTTAAAGATATGCCGACATTCCATGCATCCAAAGAATCCAAAAATATTGTGGATTGGTTAGTGGAATTAAGAATAGAACCATCCAAACGGCAAGCACGGGAAGACATTACGAACGGAGCCATTTCAATGAATGGGGAACGCGTAAGTGATCTAAATACGGAAGTAACAGTGGAAAACTCATTCGACGGAAGATTCATCATTATCCGGAAAGGTAAGAAGAACTACAGCCTGGTGAAATTAGGAGAATAA
- a CDS encoding protein rep, whose translation MLASWNRSLELAYFNQYLMTKVNKEKQVNWLLVDLGLEEKVAEDHINQVLDCMLIGFNRLFKYKCIKQASLGYFRMLDIWKSGDGYHPRIHILLPTIKSYFQGRYYIKYDNWISLWSKALSAESNVSVKVKVINDKVDNHTIISKMKKGILAFHDVSNKKTSTGKNTLIASRRLIGYSRLLKEVMDETVAGGDFALDLDQLCIEDTIANAAFENMIEWHPGVRSENRNPFFQL comes from the coding sequence ATGCTGGCATCGTGGAACCGATCGTTGGAATTAGCCTATTTTAATCAATACCTGATGACAAAAGTTAACAAGGAGAAACAGGTTAACTGGCTGTTAGTAGATTTGGGTTTAGAAGAAAAAGTGGCCGAAGATCATATCAATCAAGTACTTGATTGTATGTTAATTGGATTCAACCGCCTGTTTAAATATAAGTGTATCAAGCAGGCTTCCCTGGGTTATTTTCGTATGCTGGATATTTGGAAATCCGGGGATGGTTACCATCCTCGGATTCATATCCTGCTTCCAACTATCAAAAGTTACTTCCAGGGAAGATATTATATTAAATATGATAATTGGATTTCCTTGTGGAGTAAGGCATTGAGTGCCGAGAGTAACGTATCTGTAAAAGTCAAAGTAATAAATGATAAAGTGGATAATCACACAATTATTAGTAAAATGAAAAAAGGCATCTTAGCTTTTCATGATGTTTCGAACAAAAAAACTTCAACTGGAAAAAATACACTTATTGCATCCCGAAGACTTATAGGGTACAGCAGACTGCTCAAAGAGGTAATGGATGAGACTGTAGCAGGCGGAGATTTCGCTTTGGATTTGGACCAATTATGCATAGAGGATACCATTGCGAATGCTGCATTTGAAAATATGATAGAATGGCACCCTGGTGTAAGATCCGAAAACAGGAATCCTTTTTTTCAGTTATAA